The Thermodesulfobacteriota bacterium genome includes the window TACTCGGGGCGGCCCGGGGTGCGGCCCGCCGGAATACGTGCCTTGCCCCGGGGGGAGAGGCCGGGGAGAAGATCGGGGAGGTCTCCCGGGGAACCGCCCGACTCCCGAGTCCTCGGGAGGGGCTCCGGGGGTTGCCTTCCCTCCCGGTTCTGCCCGTTGGTGACGGTTTTGGCATGCTCCTTGCTGGGGGTCTTGCCCGGAGCACAGGGTCCGCCGGAAGGTCCGCCCCGCTGCCGCCCCACGGCGGCCGCCGGTCCTGGGTAGAGGCGCCCCCCGGCGTGCCCCTGGACGCGAACGCGGCGACTCGCATGGTTCGGGATCCCATCATGGAAGAGGTCAGACGATGAGATACGCAGAAACCGGGTACAACCTCGAGGTCGACCTGTCGCGGGGCAGCATCGACCGGGTGGAAACCGATCCCAAGGACACCGAGCTGTATCTGGGCGGACTGGGAACCAACGCCAAGATCATCTGGGAGCGCGTCCCTCCGGAGGTCGAGCCCTTCTCCGAGGACAACCTGCTGATCTTCAGCGCCGGGCTCCTGTGCGGCACCCCGGCCACCGGCTGCAACCGCACGATCGTCTCGACGATCTCGCCCCAGACCCGGCTCTTCGCCTTCTCGATGATGGGCGGGTTCCTCGCCCCCGAACTCAAGTACGCGGGCTACGACAAGGTGATCATCCGGGGCAAATCCCCCGACCTCGTCTACCTGTGGATCCACAACGACAAGGTGGAGATCCGCGACGCCTCCCACCTGCGGGGCAAGGGCGCCATCGAGACCGCCACTCTCATCCAGAAGGAGCTCAACGAGCCCAACGCCCAGGTGGCGGCCATCGGCATGGCCGGGGAGAACCGGGTCTACTTCGCCTCCATCGAGCAGAGCCGCTCGAGCGCGAGCCGGGGCGGCATCGGCGCCGTGATGGGCGACAAGGGGCTCAAGGCCATCGTCGTGCGCGGAACCAAGGACATCAACGTGGCGCGTCCCGAGGAGTACATGGGCCTCGTGGACGAGGTAATGCAGTACATCAAGTTCCGGGCCGAGAACCCGGTCCCGGGGGTCATGCCGATCCTGGCGGGGCTGGGCTCGCCGCAGGAGATGAAGGTCCACGACGAGAAGTGGCACACCGAGAACTTCATGTGGGGCAACTCCCGGGTCCGCCGGAAGGACTTCTGGACCGAGGAGATCGAGAAAGAGTGGACCGCCACCATGGAGAAGATGCAGCGGCGGCTGATCAGCTGCTACAACTGCCCCATGACGTGCGGCGCCACCATCCAGCCCCCGGGCAAGCCCACCTACATGATGAAGTGCTTCTCGAAGCTCACCTACACCATGGCGGCGTTCTCGGACCTGGAGTTCGGCCTGGGCATCGCCCAGAGCGCCACCGAGTACGGGGTGGACGGCTTCTCGGCCCCCCAGGTGATGGCCTTCGCCCTCGAGCTCTACGAGAAGGGCATCCTCACCGACGAGGACTTCCCCGGCATGCCCGCCGACAACGAGGGCCGGTTCGAGTGGCTGCTCGACCGGATCGTGCGCCGGGAGGGCATCGGTGACGTGCTGGCCAACGGCACCTACTGGGCGGCCCAGCAGATCGGCAAGGGCGCGGAGGAGTTCGCCCACAACAACATCAAGAAACACGAGCAGCTTCCCCTGAAGCTCTCGATGCTCAATCCCATCTACTTTCTGATGTACTCGACGGGTGAGAAGATGAACATCACCCAGATCGAGGGGCAGTTCCCCCAGGCGCCTTTCATGACGGTGGAGGAGCGTGAGGCCTTCGTGAAGGACTGGTTCCAGGTTCCCGACGACAAGTTCAAGCAGATCCTGCTCGAATGGGAGCCGCGGGGCGAGAAGTCCATGCCGTTCTTCCCCACCGTCGAGATGTGCTGCGACATCGTCGACTGGCAGGAGAAGATGCACTACATCGACGACGCGCTGGGCATGTGCGCCGGCCTCTCGTCGTTCCCGCTCAAGCCCCCCTACCACATCCACAACTACCCGAAGTTCATCTCGGCCGGGGCCGGGTTCGAGATGGACGAGGAAAAGCTCACCCAGGCGGTCAAGCGGTACCGGACGCTGGTGCGGGCGAACAACATCCGCCGGGGCATGCGCCGCAAGGACGACAAGCCGCCGGCAAACCACTGGAAGAAGCGGTTCCCGGAGCTCGAGGAACAGCTCCTGACCAGCTATTACAAGCTCAAGGGCTGGAACGAGGATGGCATTCCCACCGAAGAGAGCCTGCGAGAGCTCGGCCTGGACTACGTGGCCGACGAGTTCCTGGAGAAGGGCATCTGGAAGAGCGGCACCGGCGACGCCCCCCAGGAGGCTGCGGCGCAGTAAACCGTTGGAACGTCGAAGAGGTGGAGTCCGCCATGGCTGAACCGAAGAAGAAGACCAAGACCGTCAAGAGAATCCACGTCGACGCGGACAAGTGCAACGGCTGCCGCGCCTGCGAGGTGGCCTGCTCCGCGTTCCACGCGGCGCCCAAGTACAGCGGCAACAACCCTGCGCGCTCCCGGGTCCGGGTGCTCCGCAAGCCCCTGGAAGACGTGTACGTCCCCGTCTACGCGGGGGAGTACACGCCCGCCGAGTGCATGGGGCGCAACACCTACACGATCGACGGCAAGGAGTACGACGAGTGCGCCCTGTGCCGGGCCTCCTGCCCCTCCCGGGACCTCTTCAAGGAGCCCGACTCCGGCCTGCCGTTGAAGTGCGACATGTGCGAGAGCGTGCCCCAGCTCGAAGAGCCCCTGTGCGTCAAGTGGTGCATGGTGGGCGCGCTCAAGTACGAGGAGCGCGAGGTGGAGGTCGACGAGGACGAGCAGCCAAAGCCCGAAGAGGTCGAGATCGGGCTCGAAGCCCTGGTGGACAGGTTCGGGCTGCAGAAGGTGCAGGACACCGTGGCCCGCCTCTCCAGGAAGAGCTGAGGACGCCCGTGGAGAACGTAGCCGACTACAAAGAGATCTCCGATCTCATCAAACAAAACGGCGGCGACAACTTCAAGTACTGCTACCAGTGCGGGCTGTGCGATGCGGTGTGCCCGTGGAACCGGGTGCGGCAGTTCAGCATCCGGAAGATCGTGCGGCAGGGCTCGTTCGGCATGACGGAGATCGAGAACGAGGAGATCTGGCGCTGCACCACCTGCGGCACCTGCCCGGAGCGCTGCCCCCGCGACGTGCGGCAGATCGAGTCGGGCGTAGCACTTCGCCGCATCGCCACGGAGTACGGGGTCTTCCCGGAGAACGTGCGGCCCGTGCGCGCCGCGAGCGGCAACCTGAGCACCGCCGGCAACCCCTTCGGCGAGCCGCGGGAGAAGCGGGCGGATTGGGGCAAGGAGCTCGGCGTCAAGCCCTTCGAGAAGGGGATGGAGGTCCTCTACTTCAGCGGCTGCTACCTGAGCTACGACAAGCGGCTGCGCAGGGTGGCGGCTGCCACCGCCCGGGTGCTCCAGAAGGCCGGGGTCTCCTTCGGCATCCTGGGCACGAAGGAAAACTGCTGCGGCGAGAGCATCCGCAAGGCGGGCGACGAGGAGGTGTTCAAGCGCCTGGCCAAGGAGAACATCAAGACCTTCGTGGACAACGACGTGAAGAAGGTCCTGGTCTCCTCCCCCCACTGCTACCACACCTTCAAGAACGAGTACCCGGAGTTCATGGTCCACTTCGAGGTGGTCCACGTAAACCAGTTCCTGAACGAGCTCCTGGAGTCCGGCCGGTTGGAAATCACGGGGGAGTTCGCCAAGACCGTCACCTACCACGACCCCTGCTATCTGGGCCGGCACAACGGGATCTATGAAGAGCCGCGCCAGGTGCTCCGGAAGGTGCGGGGCCTCAAGCTCACCGAGATGCCCGACAGCCGAGAGGACAGCCTGTGCTGCGGGGGCGGCGGAGGGCGCATCTGGATGGACACCCCCCGGGGCGAGCGCTTCTCCGATTTGCGGGTCGTGCAGGCCGTGGAGACCGGCGCCCAGGTGCTGGCCACGTCGTGCCCCTACTGCATCACGATGTTGGAAGACAGCCGCCTGGGCCTGAAGGACGCCGACGCCCTCCAGGTGAAGGACATCATGGAGATTCTGGCGGAGGCGCTCTGACCCACCGGAAGCAGACGCACCGAACCCTGACGAGGCGATCGAACATGGCAGACGTACACGTGATCCACGGGCAGCCGAAGGACCTTCTCGCGAGCCGCAATCCCGGCGAGTTTGGCGACGTCATGGTGGTCGGGGGCGGGATCAGCGGCATCCAGTCGGCGCTGGATCTCAGCGCGGCCGGCTTCAAGGTCTACCTGGTCGAGAAGGGGCCGTCGATCGGGGGCCACATGGCCCAGCTCGACAAGACTTTCCCGACCAACGACTGCTCCATGTGAATACTCTCCCCCAAACTGGTCGAGGTCGGCCGGCAGCCTAATATCGAAGTCCTGACGTACACCGAAGTCCATCGCGTCGAAGGCGAGGCGGGAGACTTCCAGGTCACGCTCAAGAAGAAGCCGCGGTACATCGACGAGGACAAGTGCACGGGCTGCACCACGTGCGTCGAGTACTGTCCGGTGCAGTATCCCGACAAGTTCAACCAGGGGATCTCGCTCAACAAGGCCGTACACGTCTACTTCTCCCAGGCCATCCCGCTGATCACCTACATCGACGAGAGCTGTCTGTACCTGAAGGAGAAGAAGTGCGGCATCTGCAAGGCGGTGTGCCAGGCGGGTGCGGTCGACTTCACCCAGGAAGAGGAGAAGATCCAGGTGCGGGTGGGGGCCGTGGTGCTCTCCCCCGGCATCGCGCCCTTCGACCCCAAGGCGCTTCGGGAATACCGCTACGGCGAGTTCGCCAACGTGGTCACGAGCATGGACTACGAGCGGCTCATGTGCGCCACGGGCCCCTACGCGGGCGAGATCCTGCGGGGCTCGGACCAGAAGCACCCGAGAAAGCTCGCGTGGATCCAGTGCGTGGGCTCCCGGTCGGTGCGCGACGGGGCCAACAGCTACTGCTCCTCGGTGTGCTGCACCTACACGCAAAAACAGGTGATCCTCACCAAGGAGCACGACGCCGAGGCCTCCTGCACGGTCTTCCACAACGACATCCGAGCCTATGGCAAGGACTTCGAGCGCTACTACCAGAAGGCCGCCGAGCTCTCCGACGTGCGCTTCTTCCGCAGCTACGTGTCCGTCGTCCGGGAGGACCCGAAGACGAAGAACGTGACGATCCGGTACACCGTGCCGGGGGAGGGCGTGAAGGACGAAGAGTTCGACATGGTGGTCCTCTCCGTCGGGCTCAACCCCCCGGCGGACGCGTACGACCTGTCGCACAAGTTCGGCGTCGCGCTCAACAGTCACGGGTTTGCGTCGGCGACCCCCGCCAACCCCATGCAGACGACCCGGCCCGGGGTCTTCGTGAGCGGCGCCTTCCAGGGCCCCACCGACATCCCCGAGTCGGTCTTCACCGCGAGCGCCGCCGGGTCCCAGGTCGGAGAGTTCCTCGACTACCGCCGGGGCAAGCTCGCCGTCGAACGGGAGTACCCCCTGGAGCGCGACGTCTCGGCGGAGGAGCCCCGGATCGGCGTCTTCGTGTGCCACTGCGGGGCCAACATCGGCCGGATCGTGGGAGTGCCCTCGGCGGTGGAGTACGCCCGCACCCTGCCCAACGTGGTCCACGCCCAGGAGCAGCTCTTCTCCTGCGCGACCAACTCCGCCAAGGAGATCACCGACATCACCCGGGAAAAGGGGCTCAACCGGGTCGTGGTGGCCGCCTGCTCGCCGCGGACCCTCGAGGCGCTGTTTCGCGACACGGTGCGGGAGGCCGGGATCAACCAGTACTACTGCGAGATGGCCAACATCCGCGAGCACTGCTCGTGGGTGCACGCCAAGGAAAAGGAGAGCGCCACCGAGAAGGCCAAGGACATCATCCGCATGGCGGTGGCCCGGGCGGCCCACCTGGAGCCCCTCCAGGAGTTCGACCTCCCGGTGAACAAGGCGGCCCTGGTGGTGGGGGGCGGCGTGGCGGGCATGACGACGGCGCTCAGCATCGCCGAGCAGGGGCACCACGTGTACCTGCTGGAGAAGGAGTCCGACCTCGGAGGCACGGCGCGCCGCCTCCACTCCACCCTGTCGGGGATGGACGTCCAGGCCTTCGTCCGGGACCTGGTGGGCAAGGTCTACCGCCACCCGCTCGTCCACGTCACCGCGGAGGCGACCATCGCCGGCGCCACCGGGTACGTGGGGAACTTCGTGACCCGGGTGAAGGCGCGGGGCCGGGTCCAGGAAATCCGGCACGGAGTGACCGTGATCGCCACGGGGGCCGAGGAGCACCGGCCCACCGAGTACCTCTACGGCGAGGACGACCGGGTCCTGACCCAGCTGGAGGTGGAGGACGCCCTCGCCCGGGGCGACGAGCGGCTGCTTGCCTCCCAGTCGCTGGTGATGATCCAGTGCGTGGGGTGCCGGGAGCCCGACCGCAACTACTGCGCCCGGATCTGCTGCAGCCAGGCGGTGAAGAACGCCCTCGCGCTCAAGGAGCGCCGCCCCGAGATGGACATCTACGTCCTCTTCCGGGACATGCGCACCTACGGCTTCGCGGAGGACTACTACCGGGAGGCGTCCGGCAGGGACGTGAGGTTCATCCGCTACGAGCCCGAGAACAAGCCCAAGGTGGAAGCCGCGAACGCGGGGGGCCGCTCGGTGCTGCGCGTCACGGCGAGCGACCCGATCCTGGGTACGACCCTCGTCATCGACGCGGACACGGTGGCGCTCTCCGCGGCGGTCGTTCCGCGCCAGGACAACCGGGAGCTCGCCCAGCTCTTCCAGATCTCCCTGAGCCCCGACGCCTTC containing:
- a CDS encoding aldehyde ferredoxin oxidoreductase N-terminal domain-containing protein, which gives rise to MRYAETGYNLEVDLSRGSIDRVETDPKDTELYLGGLGTNAKIIWERVPPEVEPFSEDNLLIFSAGLLCGTPATGCNRTIVSTISPQTRLFAFSMMGGFLAPELKYAGYDKVIIRGKSPDLVYLWIHNDKVEIRDASHLRGKGAIETATLIQKELNEPNAQVAAIGMAGENRVYFASIEQSRSSASRGGIGAVMGDKGLKAIVVRGTKDINVARPEEYMGLVDEVMQYIKFRAENPVPGVMPILAGLGSPQEMKVHDEKWHTENFMWGNSRVRRKDFWTEEIEKEWTATMEKMQRRLISCYNCPMTCGATIQPPGKPTYMMKCFSKLTYTMAAFSDLEFGLGIAQSATEYGVDGFSAPQVMAFALELYEKGILTDEDFPGMPADNEGRFEWLLDRIVRREGIGDVLANGTYWAAQQIGKGAEEFAHNNIKKHEQLPLKLSMLNPIYFLMYSTGEKMNITQIEGQFPQAPFMTVEEREAFVKDWFQVPDDKFKQILLEWEPRGEKSMPFFPTVEMCCDIVDWQEKMHYIDDALGMCAGLSSFPLKPPYHIHNYPKFISAGAGFEMDEEKLTQAVKRYRTLVRANNIRRGMRRKDDKPPANHWKKRFPELEEQLLTSYYKLKGWNEDGIPTEESLRELGLDYVADEFLEKGIWKSGTGDAPQEAAAQ
- a CDS encoding (4Fe-4S)-binding protein, with translation MAEPKKKTKTVKRIHVDADKCNGCRACEVACSAFHAAPKYSGNNPARSRVRVLRKPLEDVYVPVYAGEYTPAECMGRNTYTIDGKEYDECALCRASCPSRDLFKEPDSGLPLKCDMCESVPQLEEPLCVKWCMVGALKYEEREVEVDEDEQPKPEEVEIGLEALVDRFGLQKVQDTVARLSRKS
- a CDS encoding (Fe-S)-binding protein gives rise to the protein MENVADYKEISDLIKQNGGDNFKYCYQCGLCDAVCPWNRVRQFSIRKIVRQGSFGMTEIENEEIWRCTTCGTCPERCPRDVRQIESGVALRRIATEYGVFPENVRPVRAASGNLSTAGNPFGEPREKRADWGKELGVKPFEKGMEVLYFSGCYLSYDKRLRRVAAATARVLQKAGVSFGILGTKENCCGESIRKAGDEEVFKRLAKENIKTFVDNDVKKVLVSSPHCYHTFKNEYPEFMVHFEVVHVNQFLNELLESGRLEITGEFAKTVTYHDPCYLGRHNGIYEEPRQVLRKVRGLKLTEMPDSREDSLCCGGGGGRIWMDTPRGERFSDLRVVQAVETGAQVLATSCPYCITMLEDSRLGLKDADALQVKDIMEILAEAL
- a CDS encoding FAD-dependent oxidoreductase; the protein is MVVGGGISGIQSALDLSAAGFKVYLVEKGPSIGGHMAQLDKTFPTNDCSMUILSPKLVEVGRQPNIEVLTYTEVHRVEGEAGDFQVTLKKKPRYIDEDKCTGCTTCVEYCPVQYPDKFNQGISLNKAVHVYFSQAIPLITYIDESCLYLKEKKCGICKAVCQAGAVDFTQEEEKIQVRVGAVVLSPGIAPFDPKALREYRYGEFANVVTSMDYERLMCATGPYAGEILRGSDQKHPRKLAWIQCVGSRSVRDGANSYCSSVCCTYTQKQVILTKEHDAEASCTVFHNDIRAYGKDFERYYQKAAELSDVRFFRSYVSVVREDPKTKNVTIRYTVPGEGVKDEEFDMVVLSVGLNPPADAYDLSHKFGVALNSHGFASATPANPMQTTRPGVFVSGAFQGPTDIPESVFTASAAGSQVGEFLDYRRGKLAVEREYPLERDVSAEEPRIGVFVCHCGANIGRIVGVPSAVEYARTLPNVVHAQEQLFSCATNSAKEITDITREKGLNRVVVAACSPRTLEALFRDTVREAGINQYYCEMANIREHCSWVHAKEKESATEKAKDIIRMAVARAAHLEPLQEFDLPVNKAALVVGGGVAGMTTALSIAEQGHHVYLLEKESDLGGTARRLHSTLSGMDVQAFVRDLVGKVYRHPLVHVTAEATIAGATGYVGNFVTRVKARGRVQEIRHGVTVIATGAEEHRPTEYLYGEDDRVLTQLEVEDALARGDERLLASQSLVMIQCVGCREPDRNYCARICCSQAVKNALALKERRPEMDIYVLFRDMRTYGFAEDYYREASGRDVRFIRYEPENKPKVEAANAGGRSVLRVTASDPILGTTLVIDADTVALSAAVVPRQDNRELAQLFQISLSPDAFFKEAHVKLRPVEFATDGVYLCGTAHYPKNLQETINQAYGAAGRAVALLSHDTVVASGSVCEVEESKCISCGECVAACSYGAVELRETGRGKKACVNPVLCKGDGLCNAVCPTGAISLKHFTDEEFLSQIDAAVGE